The genomic DNA ATGACGAAATTGTCGGGGAGCTTTCCGCCCGACGTCTCGACCAGCGTTGTAAGAAAAAGGTCGAGCGTTCTCAGGCTCCGCGACAGTTGTTCGTCGGAAAACGGCTTGATTCGGATTCCAACAAACTGCGAGAGCGATCCGGCGGCCATACCGTTCGAGACTGCTTCCGCGCTGGCTATCGCGTGCCTGTCTTCCTCAACATCAGGCCTGATCCCGTATCCGTCTTCAAAGTCGATGCGAAAATCCTCGACGGCCTCGCGGGCGAGTTTCTCGCCAACCCGATCGTGGATCGCCGCAGCAAACCCCGGCGACAGGCTAAACACCTTTGCAAATGTCTCAACGTCGGGAGCATATGTCTCGAACGAACGCATCGCCAAATGTCCCAAACGAACCGCCGTATCCGACCTGAACAAATGGGCACCGCCATAAACGGTATGCACCGGCTGCCGCCGGCCGGACTCGCCGGGGTATCGCTTGTCGAACGCCGCCATCGACGCTCTCAGAGGCTTGGTTATATGTTCTAATGATTCTGCGGAAATTGATGTACGCATAGAACAAGTTCTCGGTTCAGTTTCGCGGCAACCGGGATTTCGAACCTAACTGTATGCAATTACCGGCTCGAACTAACTGCCGCGGTAGGTCGAATAGCCAAACGGACCGATCAAGAGCGGTACATGATAGTGTTGGGCAATATCGCGAACCGTAAAGGCGACAATTATCTGCGGGTGGAAACAAATAGTACCTTGTGCGGCATAGTATGCTCCCGTCTCAAAAACGAGGCGGTAGTGTCCGGCCACAAGCAGCATGTTTGGCGGAACAAGATTTGTATGACGCCCTTCGGCATTCGTCAGCCCATCGCCGATCTTTTGCCAACCAAGTGCCGGGTCCTTTTGCTCGAGCAGGATCATCACGTCCCTTGCGGGTTCGCCTGTCGAAATATCTAATATATGTGTGGTAATTCTGCTCATCGCTCAAGTAATTTACCGAGCCGGTCTTCGGTGATCTTCCGTTGTTCTTCGGTCGCGATCATTAGTTCGGTCGCCGGCGAATTGCCAAGCCGAGAATGACATATCGCAAGTATTTCATCGGCACTTTTATCGGCAGTACGCAGAACGAACCGAAACCCGAACCTGGAAATGTACAAGCTCATGGCATCCGCCAATTTCCTGCGAACTTCCGGCACTGTCACTACTCCCGCATCAATATCATCATCGGCAGCAATTGCCTCCAATAGATCCGCCGGTGACAGCGCCGCCCAGATCTCATCAGCTCGGACAAATAGATGGTCGAGCATCGGAAAAGGCCGTGATCGTGCCATCCGCGTGGCCCATTCGCTCGATCCGCAACATTCGCGAAACACGTATTCCGCCTCGTCCAAGGGCAGTTCGTTCAACCAGTTCAGCTTTTTGTAAATTTTAAGGCCGTGCAATTCAAATACCAGTCTATCCCAATTCACATAGTTGCGGTTCGGATCTTCAACGAAATCGGTCGCATTGTTCGCGGAGCACTTTCCGCCGCCAGCTCATTCACTCAATTTTATTTGTCTTAGCTGCCAAACACAATGATAATGAACCAAACAATGAATTTTCCAAGAGCCAGCGGAATACTTTTGCATCCGACCTCGCTGCCCGGCAGCTTTGGCATCGGCGATCTCGGCGGCGAAGCGTACAAATTCGTCGATTTTCTGGTCGAAGCAGGACAAACCTATTGGCAAATACTGCCGCTTGCACCGGTCGGACAAGGCAATTCGCCTTATTCGGCATATTCTGCATTTGCCGGAAATACATTGCTCATCGCGCTCGAATCGCTCGTCACTGACGGCCTCGTAACGGCGGCTGACATTGACAATTCCCCGAAATTTTCAGCTGTTAAAGTAGATTTCGCGAAGGTCGAAGAATGGAAACAAATAATCCTCTCAAAGGCGTTTGAGACATTCAGATCGACTTCCGGCTCGACGCTTCACGATGAATTTGAATTCTTCGCTCGCGAAAATTTCTGGTGGCTCGACGATTATGCCGCTTTTCGGGCAATCAAAAGTTCGCACGAACATCAGGCATGGTTTCAATGGGCAATGCCGCTGAAAATGAGAGACGAAGGAGCAATATCGGTCGTCCGTTCACAACTCTCGCGTGAGATCGCTGCCGAAAAATTTTACCAGTTCCTCTTCTTTCGCCAGTGGCTCGCACTAAAAAAATACGCAAATGAGAACGGCGTTCTCGTCATCGGCGACGCTCCGATCTTTGTCGCTCTCGACTCGGCCGATGTCTGGTGCAATCAGAGCAAGTTCAAACTGAATGCCGACGGCTCGCCAAAATTCGTCGCCGGTGTGCCGCCCGATTATTTTTCAAAGACCGGCCAGCTCTGGGGAAATCCGATCTACGATTGGGATGCGATGCTCCGCGATAATTTTGGCTGGTGGACGGCCCGCATCGCGTTCACGCTAAAAACGGTCGATGTCCTGCGGCTCGATCATTTCATCGGCTTTGCCCGCAACTGGGAAGTGCCGGGCGGAGACGAAACTGCCGAGAACGGTGCGTGGCGTGACGTTCCCGGACGCGAGTTTTTTACTATCATCCGCCAGCGGCTCGGCGACTTGCCGCTCATTGCCGAAGACCTCGGCTCACTCACTCCCGAGGTCGAAAGCTTGCGTGATGCGTTCGGTTTGCCGGGCATGCACATCCTGCAATACGCCTTCGGCGGCGACGCCTACAACCGCGATCTGCCGCATAATTACGTAAAGAATTGCGTCGTCTACACCGGCACTCATGACAACGACACAACCGCCGGCTGGTATAAGGCCGCCGATAAGAATGCCCGCAACCATTGCCGCAAATATCTGCAAACGCGAGGGCGTGAGATCCATTGGGATATGATCCGTGCTGCCTTTGGATCGGTCGCCGACACGGCGATCGTGCCGATGCAGGATGTTCTCGGCCTCGGCAGCGAACACCGCATGAATCTGCCCGCGACCGCGTCAGGCAATTGGTCGTGGCGTATGCCGCCCGGTTCGATCCATGACGATCTCACCGATCGTTTAAAAGACCTTACTGTGCTTTTTGGACGAAATTTGCGTTCGGAATAAGCGTCTCGAAGGCGTGAAACACGAGGGCCAAAAAATCTTTGACAGGCGTTTCATTTATGGAATAGAATTGCGTTATCGCAATAATCCGTATGAGGCATCTGAGTGTAGTAAAAAGTTTATCTCACCTCTCGCAGGAACAAAAACATTCCGAAGAGGTTTTGCTCGATGCCGTCGGGATCGCCCTGACGCGCGGCACTTTGACCGAATTTGTCGGCGACGCGAGCACCGGCCGGACCAGCCTCGTGCTCAATCTGCTTGCCAAATTGACGGCCGAGGGCGAGGTCTGCGCGGTGGTCGATTCGTCAAACAGTTTTGACCCTTGCTCGGCCGCTCTAGCCGGCGTCGAGCTCGAAAATATGCTCTGGGTCCGCTGCGAAGGCGACCTCGAACGGGCGTTCACAGCCGCCGATCTCTTGGTTCAGGCGAAAGGCTTCGGAGCGATCTGGCTCAATCTCGACGGGCTGTCGAAACAGAAATTGCGAATGGTGCCGCGGACCTACTGGTTCCGCTACCGCACGCGGATCAAGGAAACACCGACGCTCTTTATCGTCACCGCCGAAGATCCGGCCGCAGGTTCCGCCTCGCACCAGTCGTTCGAACTCGAACGCCGCGACACCGTCTGGTCGGGCCTCGGCCGGTACAAGCTTCTCCGCGAATTTCACCTCGATTTTCACTCGCGTAAACATTTTTACGGCCAGCCGGGCTCGGCCCGGATCGCGTTCGATTACAGCGATGTCTAGAGCATATGCATGCATCATTTCACAAAATGCGAGTGAGGACGCCGATGTGCTGTTGGCCGTCGCCTACGGTTTTGCCTATCGCGTCGAACGGCTCGATGACGGCGTGCTGTTTGACGTCAGCGGATTAGAAAAACTCATCGGCGACGAGAGAAAGATCGCTCAGAAAATAGTGAAAGAGCTCGAAAACAACGATATCAACGGAAATGTCGCCGTCGCCGGGACGGTCGAGACGGCGCTCCTGCTCGCACGCGAGAACCGCGGCCTCAGCCGCACTGCCGCGTCGCCGGACGCATTTCGCCAATTGCCCTTGCGCAATCTCGCCATCGACCGTGACACTGTCGGCGTTTTTGAGGCTCTCGGCATCACCCGCATCGAGGACCTCGACCAAATTCCGGCGGACGAACTCACCGCACGCTACGGCCATGATTTTCGCGAGGTGATCGACGTCATCGCCCAACAGGACAAACGCGACGTCGTCCCCAACGTCGCCGAAACAAGCGTTAAATGGAAGTACGAACTCGACTTTCCGGTCGATGATTTTGAGCAGCTCATCTTTATCGTCAACCGCGGCCTCGAGGAAATGCTCGCTGCGGTCGGTAAGAACGGCTGGAGCACCGAGCAGATCGATATCACGTTCAAGCTCGACAAAAAAGTCGCAAAATCCTACGAGATAAAAACGTCGTTCCCGACGCTCGACCGGACATTCTGGCTCAAGCTGATCAACCTTCGCATCTCGGTCGATCCGCCCGAGGCAGGAATTACCGCGATCGGCGTCACTGCCCATTTTACGCGTCCGCGTCCCGCCCAGAGCGGGCTTTATGCCGCGTCCAAGCCGCAGCCCGAGAGCCTTTTGCTGACCGTCGGCAAGATCAAAAAGCTCGTCGGCGAAGAGAACGTCGGTGTGCCCGTTCTGCTCGAAAACCGCGTCGAACGCCCTTTCGCCCTCGACGCCGGTTCGCTGCCTCTGGGAAAAGAGCACGTTCGCACCGAACCAAAAGCTCCGGTCATCGCGTTCCAGTATTACGAGCCGCCCGTCGCAGCCGAGGTCCTTGTGCGAAATAAACAGCTCATCTACCTGCGGACACGCTATTTTGCCGGCCGCGTCGCGGCATGCAGCGGCGTCTGGCGACTCAATTCGCGTTGGTGGGAACGTGCCTGGGACATCCAGGAATGGCACGTCGAGATCGAAGAAGGCGGCGTCTACCGCCTGCGAAAAACGGGCAACGAATGGCTGGTAATTGGTGAATTTGATTGATTCCGTGGGAACGCACGCCGCCAGCCTGCGATCTGAGGGCGGCAGGCTGCGTCCCGGCTTTATGTTTTACGAACTCCACACACGCTCCGCGTTCAGTTTTTTGTCTTCCGGCTCGCTGCCCGAGGATATCGCGGTGCTCGCCGGTGAGCTTGATATGCCCGCGATCGGGATGATGGACCGCGACACGGTCTCGGGTGCGGTTCGGTTTCATCTCGAGGCAAAGGAACAGGGCGTGCGGGCGATGATCGGATCCGAGATCACAATGGACGACGGAACACTTTTGCCGCTGATGCCGATCGATCTTCGCGGCTATCAAAATATGTCGCGCCTCATCACGACCGTCAAATTGCGGCATAAGAAGGGCGAGCATTTCGCGACCCGAAAGGATATCGAGGAACACGCTGCCGGATTGCTCTGCTTCACCGGCGGAGCCGACGGCTTTATCCACCGCAGCATAAAGAACCGCCGCGGCCAGGAGGACCTCGCCTGGCTCAAATACGTCTTCGGCGACCGTCTATACGTCGAGCTCCAACGCCATCATCTGCCGCACGAAGAGGACATCAACCAGTCGCTCCTCGGGCTCGCGCACAAGTTCCGCATTCCCTATTTCGCCAGCAACGGCCCGTACTACGCGCACAAGCGTGACCGCGAACTGTTCGATGTTTTCACCTGCATAAAAAATCACTGCACCATCGAAAATGCCGGCCGCCTGATCTCTGAAAACAGCGAACGCTATCTCAAACCGGCGGCACAGATGCTCTACCAGTTCGACGACTACCAACAGGCCGTCGCGACGACCGCTGAGATCGCCTCACGCGTAAAGTTCTCGATGGACGAACTCGGCTACACCTTCCCCGATTATCCCGTGCCGCCGGGCGAGACGATGGACTCCTTCCTCAGAAAGCAGGCCGAAAAAGGTGCCGTTTGGCGCTACTGGTCGCTGACGCCGAAGGTACGTCAAAAGCTCGACTATGAGCTGAACATGATCGCCAAGCTCAAGCTCGCCGGTTATTTTCTGCTTGTCTGGGACATCTCGCAGTTTTGCCGCGCAAACAACATTCTCTCGCAGGGACGCGGCTCGGCGGCAAATTCGGTCGTCTGCTACGCTCTCGGCATCACGGCCGTCGATCCGATCGAGGCCGATCTGTTGTTCGAACGCTTTCTCTCCGAAGAGCGGACCGAATATCCCGACATCGACATCGATCTGCCGTCGGGCGACGACCGCGACAAGGTCATCCAGCACGTTTATCAAAAAATACGGCGAACGCGGGGCCGGCATGACGGCAAATGTCATCAGCTATCGCGGACGCTCGGCCGCCCGCGAGGTCGGCAAGGTCTTCGGCTTTGACGAGGAATGCCTCGGACGCCTCGCCAAGATCATTCCGCACTACGGCACGCACACTCGGGCCGAGATGATGGCGCGATTCATTGAGGCCGGCTTCGACCCGAAAGAAAACTACCGCATCGCCAAATATATGGAGATGTACGCCCGCGTGCTCGATTATCCGCGGCATCTCGGCCAACATTCCGGCGGCATGGTGATCTCTTTGGGGCGCCTCGACGGAGTCGTGCCGCTCGAGCCCGCGTCGATGGAAAACCGCAACATCATCCAATGGGACAAGGACGACTGCGAACGCCTCGGCATCGTCAAGGTCGATCTCCTGGGCCTCGGAATGATGGCCGTCATCCGCGACACGCTCACGCTCATCGAAGAGCACCGCGGCGAAAAGGTCGATCTCGGCAAGATATCGAAAAAAGATCCGCTCGTTTACAAAACGCTGCAGGAGGCCGACACGATCGGGATGTTTCAGGTCGAAAGCCGTGCCCAGATCAACTTTTTGCCCAAATCGCGGCCGGAGACGTTTTACGACATCGTCGTCCAGGTCGCCATCATCCGCCCGGGCCCGATCGTCGGCAAGATGCTCAGCGGCTACATCGCCCGCCGCATGGGCAAAGAAGAGGTCGATTACATGCACCCGTCGTTCGAGCCGATTTTAAAGCGCACGCTCGGCGTTCCGCTGTTTCAAGAGCAGCTGCTGCGAATGGCGATGACGATCGCCGGATTTACGGGCGGCGAGGCCGAGGAACTGCGGCGGGCGCTCGGCTTCAAACGTGCCGACAAACGCCTCGCCAAGATCGAAACGCGTCTACGCTCCGGCATGGCGGATAAAAACATCACTCAACAGACGCAGGACAAGATCGTCAAGAGCATCCTCGCCTTTGCCAACTACGGCTTTCCCGAATCGCACGCCGCGAGCTTTGCCCTGCTGACCTACGCGTCCGCCTATCTAAAGGTGCATTACCTCGCGGAATTTACGACCGCGATGCTCAACAATTATCCGCTCGGCTTCTATTCGCCCACGACGCTTATCAAGGACGCCCAGCGGCACGGCCTGCATTTCAACGCGATCAATATCAACGCCTCGCAAAGACTCTTCACCATCGAGGACGGCAAGGTGCGCATCGGCCTAAAATACGTCAAAGGCCTCCGCAAGGATGTCGCCGACGAGATCGTCGCCCGCCGGACCGCAGGCTGCCAGCTTGCCATCGTCCCCGCCGATCCTGTCAGAACCGGGAGCGGTAGCGACTGGGTTCCTGCGATCGTGCCGTACACGTCCGTCGAAGATCTCGTCCGCCGCGTCCCCACAATAAACAAAAAGGAAATAAGAGCTCTCAGCCTCTCCGGCGCTCTCAATTTCGATTCGACCGTCCATCGCCGTCAGGCACTTTGGGAATCGGAACTCGCCATCCAGCCCGCGGGCGAGCTTTTCGCTGGTTTGGAGGAAAAGCAGCCCGTCCCGCCATTCATCAACCAGATGAGCAAATGGCAGCTGATGGAGACCGATCTGATGACGACCGGCATCACCATCGGCAAGCACCCAATGGGGTTCCTTCGTGAAGAACTGACCAAACACGGCGTTATCGCGGCCTATCAGACCACGCATCTCAAAAAGCGGGACGTCGTCACCGTCGCCGGTGCCGTCATCGTTCGCCAGCGTCCGAGCACGGCCAACGACGTCGTCTTTATCACGATGGAGGACGAGACAGGCTATTCCAACTTCATCGTCATGCCCGATATTTTCGAGCGTTTTCGTTCCGTTATCGTATCGAGCGATTTTATGCTCATCCGCGGCAAGGCCGAGGAGGGCGGCATGATCAAAGCCTTGTTTTTCGAGCCGATAAATGCTTTTATAAGCAAAATACAGTCACACGATTTTCAGTAAATTATTATGTGCGGACGGGCATCACAACGGGGAAAACGCGAGGATTTTCGGAATTACGTCTACGAGTTCGACCCGCAGGGCGACCTTTTTCGCGGCAATATCAAACCGACACAGGACGTCGCCATCGTCATCAACGACCGCGACGCCGTCAAGACGGTCGACGCCCGCTGGTGGTGCCAATTCGACGGCTCACGCGAGTGGAGCACCAAATACGCGACCTTCAACGCCAATATCGAGCGCCTTGAGACCAGCCCGATGTGGAAAAAGCTGCTCGTCTCAAAACGCTGCATCATGCCTGTCACGAGCTTTTACGAGTGGCCCGAAAAGGGCAAACCGCCCATCGAAATACGGGCCAATAACGGCCATCCGTTCGCCCTCGCCGGACTCTGGTCCAATTGGTACGACAACGGCGAACAGCGTCAGTCATTCGCCGTCATAACGACGCACGCCAACGATTTTATGACCCAATACCACCGAGCCATGCCCGTCATCCTCGAAGACAAGGAGCTCCAAAAACTCTGGCTCCTCGAAGGCGGGATGGACATCCTGCGCGGATTCCAATGCGGCCTCACCGCCGAACCGCTGCCCGACAAGATCGAAAACGTCTACGAACAATAGATCCAACGAATCTGCGTCCTATGCGAAAATACCTGCGTCCTCTGCGAGGAATTCTTATTTAGTGATCTTTCCACGCAGAGAGCACAGAGACGGACGCCGAGGACGCGGAGACCTCAAAAACTTGACTTAGACTCCGAATTCGCGTAAAACTTGAGCAGTTTTCCGAACAGACAATTCAATCCAATTCAGGCAAGTTGATCAGCGTCTATGGCATCTAATCTGGTTTCGATCGAGCGGCGTAAATTTGGACAGACGATGCGTAAGGACAACTGGTGGGTCGCTCCGGTGCTGACCTTCATCGGCCTCGGGGCGTTCGTCGTCTATTCGACGTGGGCGGCATTTCAGGGCCAGCATTACACGTTTGGCAACTACCTGTCACCGTTCTATTCGCCAGAGTTATTCGGCAATTCGCCGCACGCTTTATTCGGCCCGCCGCCAAGCTGGCTGCCGTCGTGGCTGCCGTTCTCGCCCGCACTTTTGATCCTATGGGCTCCCGGCGGATTTCGGTTTACCTGTTATTACTATCGCGGTGCCTATTACAAATCGATGTGGGCCGATCCGCCGGCATGTGCCGTCGGCGAGCCGCGTCACAACTACCGCGGCGAACGCAAATTCCCGCTCATTTTGCAGAACGTCCATCGCTATTTCCTGTATCTCGCACTCGCATTCCTGTTCTTTCTTGCTTATGACGCGTGGAACGCGATGTGGTTCGCGGGAGCCGACGGAAAACAGCATTTCGGCGTCGGCGTCGGCACGATCGTTCTGACTGCGAACGTATTTTGCCTAGGGTTTTACACCTTGAGCTGCCACAGCCTACGTCACTTAGTCGGCGGTGCATGGGACATCTTGTCAAATAAACCCGTCCGCAAAAAAGCCTACGGCTGCGTCAGCGCGTTGAACAAACGTCACATGCTTTTCGCCTGGATCAGCTTATTTGTTGTTGGTTTTTCTGACATCTATGTTCGGCTCTGCTCGATGGGAATTTGGGCGGATTTTAGAATTTTCTAGGAAGAATTCACCACAGAGTCACAGAGGACACGGAGTGGTTGAATATGAATTATTGGTTTGCCTCTGTGCTCTCTGTGTCTCCGTGGTGAATTGATCTAAATGGACTATCCAATTTTTGAACACGACGTTCTCGTTATCGGTGCCGGCGGTGCCGGGCTTCGGGCTGCTATTGAGGCTTCGGCGGCCGGCGTCAGCGTCGGGTTGATCTGCAAATCTTTGCTCGGCAAGGCACACACCGTCATGGCCGAGGGCGGAATGGCGGCGGCGATGGGAAATGTTGACGACCGCGACAATTGGAAGGTGCATTTCACCGACACAATGCGCGGCGGCCAGTACGTCAACAACTGGCGCATGGCCGAGCTTCACGCCAAAGAAGCACCGGAACGCGTCCGCGAACTCGAAGCCTGGGGTGCCGTTTTCGATCGTACAAAAGACGGCAAGATCCTCCAGCGAAACTTCGGCGGCCATCGATATCCTCGCCTCGCTCACGTCGGCGACCGCACCGGACTCGAATTGATAAGAACTTTACAAGACCACGGCATCCACCAAGGCATCGAGGTCTATATGGAGGTAACTGTCCTCACTCTGCTCAAGGATGGCGACCGCGTCATCGGCTGTCTCGCCTACGAACGCGAACACGGACGTTTCCGTATTTTTAAGGGAAAAGCCGTCATTCTCGCGACCGGCGGCGTCGGCCGTGCGTACAAGATCACCTCGAACAGCTGGGAAGGTACGGGCGACGGACACGCACTCGCATACGACGCCGGAGCCGAACTGATCGATATGGAGTTCCTGCAATTCCATCCGACCGGCATGGTATGGCCGCCGAGTGTTCGCGGCATTTTGGTCACTGAAGGCGTCCGCGGCGAAGGCGGCATTTTGCTCAACAGCGAAGGCAAACGCTTCATGTTCGACGACATTCCGGACAACTACAAAGATCAGACGTCCGACACCGAAGAAGAAGGCTGGCGATATGTGACCGGCGACAAGAATGCCCGACGTCCGCCCGAATTGCTTACGCGCGACCACGTCGCCCGATGTATAGTCCGCGAAGTAAAGGCCGGACGCG from Acidobacteriota bacterium includes the following:
- the malQ gene encoding 4-alpha-glucanotransferase, translated to MNFPRASGILLHPTSLPGSFGIGDLGGEAYKFVDFLVEAGQTYWQILPLAPVGQGNSPYSAYSAFAGNTLLIALESLVTDGLVTAADIDNSPKFSAVKVDFAKVEEWKQIILSKAFETFRSTSGSTLHDEFEFFARENFWWLDDYAAFRAIKSSHEHQAWFQWAMPLKMRDEGAISVVRSQLSREIAAEKFYQFLFFRQWLALKKYANENGVLVIGDAPIFVALDSADVWCNQSKFKLNADGSPKFVAGVPPDYFSKTGQLWGNPIYDWDAMLRDNFGWWTARIAFTLKTVDVLRLDHFIGFARNWEVPGGDETAENGAWRDVPGREFFTIIRQRLGDLPLIAEDLGSLTPEVESLRDAFGLPGMHILQYAFGGDAYNRDLPHNYVKNCVVYTGTHDNDTTAGWYKAADKNARNHCRKYLQTRGREIHWDMIRAAFGSVADTAIVPMQDVLGLGSEHRMNLPATASGNWSWRMPPGSIHDDLTDRLKDLTVLFGRNLRSE
- a CDS encoding fumarate reductase/succinate dehydrogenase flavoprotein subunit, with the protein product MDYPIFEHDVLVIGAGGAGLRAAIEASAAGVSVGLICKSLLGKAHTVMAEGGMAAAMGNVDDRDNWKVHFTDTMRGGQYVNNWRMAELHAKEAPERVRELEAWGAVFDRTKDGKILQRNFGGHRYPRLAHVGDRTGLELIRTLQDHGIHQGIEVYMEVTVLTLLKDGDRVIGCLAYEREHGRFRIFKGKAVILATGGVGRAYKITSNSWEGTGDGHALAYDAGAELIDMEFLQFHPTGMVWPPSVRGILVTEGVRGEGGILLNSEGKRFMFDDIPDNYKDQTSDTEEEGWRYVTGDKNARRPPELLTRDHVARCIVREVKAGRGSPHGGVFLDIAWIKEKIQNAPEHIKKKLPSMYHQFKQLANLDITTTPMEVGPTTHYVMGGIRVDADTQASTVPGLFAAGECAAGINGANRLGGNSLSDLIVFGKRAGEYAAIFAQENAHGTLDKGQIEQAARAALEPFEREGGENPYAIQHDLQEMMQANVGIVRTQEEMIEALNGLDILRNRAARTFVPGNIDFNPGWHTALDLHNLLVVSEAIARAAIERKESRGGHFRDDFPGKDPEFAKFNYSLKKSADGGMEIQKVPIPEMPAELKAIIEEMG
- a CDS encoding succinate dehydrogenase, translating into MASNLVSIERRKFGQTMRKDNWWVAPVLTFIGLGAFVVYSTWAAFQGQHYTFGNYLSPFYSPELFGNSPHALFGPPPSWLPSWLPFSPALLILWAPGGFRFTCYYYRGAYYKSMWADPPACAVGEPRHNYRGERKFPLILQNVHRYFLYLALAFLFFLAYDAWNAMWFAGADGKQHFGVGVGTIVLTANVFCLGFYTLSCHSLRHLVGGAWDILSNKPVRKKAYGCVSALNKRHMLFAWISLFVVGFSDIYVRLCSMGIWADFRIF
- a CDS encoding 2-oxo-4-hydroxy-4-carboxy-5-ureidoimidazoline decarboxylase, yielding MNWDRLVFELHGLKIYKKLNWLNELPLDEAEYVFRECCGSSEWATRMARSRPFPMLDHLFVRADEIWAALSPADLLEAIAADDDIDAGVVTVPEVRRKLADAMSLYISRFGFRFVLRTADKSADEILAICHSRLGNSPATELMIATEEQRKITEDRLGKLLER
- a CDS encoding SOS response-associated peptidase, whose product is MCGRASQRGKREDFRNYVYEFDPQGDLFRGNIKPTQDVAIVINDRDAVKTVDARWWCQFDGSREWSTKYATFNANIERLETSPMWKKLLVSKRCIMPVTSFYEWPEKGKPPIEIRANNGHPFALAGLWSNWYDNGEQRQSFAVITTHANDFMTQYHRAMPVILEDKELQKLWLLEGGMDILRGFQCGLTAEPLPDKIENVYEQ
- the uraH gene encoding hydroxyisourate hydrolase; translated protein: MSRITTHILDISTGEPARDVMILLEQKDPALGWQKIGDGLTNAEGRHTNLVPPNMLLVAGHYRLVFETGAYYAAQGTICFHPQIIVAFTVRDIAQHYHVPLLIGPFGYSTYRGS